Proteins from a single region of bacterium HR34:
- the eno gene encoding Enolase: protein MTKIKKVFAREILNSRGVPTIEVFVETKDGVFNSGVPSGSSKGKFEAIEIEDGGKRYMGKGKLKAVKIVNETINKILRGKSVLDQKEIDELLIQKDGTQNKSRLGGNVITGVSIAVCKAGAFYSKTNLFEYIKKLSGNKEKLFIPRPFFNVINGGAHVLSGLDFQEFIISPKLKSFPDNLAAGCEIFYKLKDVIKKNKIFAGFGDEGGFVPNIKYPEQALDLINKAIDLTGYKGKVDIVLDIAASQFYSNGKYKTSFKVFSPLSLKKYYLKFISKYNIIGLEDPFSEDDHGSWKEIVKNVSNNSFMIIGDDLLVTNPRMIEKAKKENLCNSAIIKINQVGSVSEAIEAVNLCKQNNWKVIVSHRSGETNDDFIADFAVGVGADFIKTGAPNRGERVAKYNRLLEIEKLI from the coding sequence ATGACTAAAATAAAAAAAGTTTTTGCAAGAGAAATTTTGAATTCAAGAGGTGTTCCTACCATTGAAGTTTTTGTTGAAACAAAAGATGGAGTTTTTAATTCTGGAGTTCCTTCTGGATCTTCGAAGGGAAAGTTTGAAGCAATAGAAATAGAAGATGGTGGCAAAAGGTATATGGGGAAAGGAAAATTGAAGGCAGTTAAAATTGTAAATGAAACAATAAATAAAATTTTGCGAGGTAAAAGCGTTTTGGATCAAAAAGAAATAGATGAACTTTTAATACAAAAAGATGGGACTCAAAATAAAAGTAGATTAGGGGGAAATGTTATAACAGGGGTTTCTATTGCTGTTTGCAAGGCAGGAGCGTTTTATTCTAAAACAAATTTGTTTGAATATATTAAAAAATTGAGCGGTAATAAAGAAAAATTATTTATTCCAAGGCCATTTTTTAATGTTATTAATGGCGGAGCGCATGTGTTATCAGGGTTGGATTTCCAAGAATTTATAATTTCTCCCAAATTAAAAAGTTTTCCAGATAATTTAGCAGCAGGGTGTGAGATTTTTTATAAGTTAAAAGATGTTATTAAGAAAAACAAAATATTCGCTGGCTTTGGAGATGAAGGAGGTTTTGTACCAAATATAAAATATCCAGAGCAGGCTTTAGATTTAATAAATAAAGCGATTGACTTGACAGGATATAAAGGCAAGGTTGACATCGTTCTAGATATTGCAGCATCTCAATTTTATAGCAATGGAAAATATAAAACTTCGTTTAAAGTTTTTTCACCACTTTCTTTAAAAAAATATTACTTAAAATTTATTTCAAAATATAATATTATAGGCCTGGAAGATCCTTTTTCAGAAGATGACCATGGTTCTTGGAAGGAGATTGTAAAAAATGTGTCAAATAATAGTTTTATGATAATAGGAGACGATTTATTGGTTACAAATCCAAGAATGATAGAAAAAGCGAAAAAAGAAAATTTATGCAATTCTGCTATAATTAAAATAAATCAGGTTGGAAGTGTGAGCGAGGCGATAGAAGCTGTGAATTTATGCAAACAAAATAATTGGAAAGTTATTGTTTCGCACAGATCAGGGGAAACAAACGATGA